One segment of Yersinia kristensenii DNA contains the following:
- a CDS encoding DMT family transporter, producing MKLKTRGAVEMIAAMLISGTVGWPVIASEQPAVTVVFWRCVFGALALFIICAMLGLLKRGVLTRQQIVIAIIGGITLVLNWVLLFGAYSYASISVATVTYHTQPFMLVGLGVLFFGEKLTANVLCWLLVAFGGMLFIIIGQQGGITLGSDYLIGIAMALGAALMYAVTAAIIKQLKGLPPHLIVLIQLVVGAILLSPFVVWSDLPLPGSTWGLLLIIGVIHTGLMSSLLYGAIQKIPTSLVGALSFIYPVVAIIVDWLVFGHRLSAVQMVGASAILLAAAGMNFGWKLMGNRSHESQKYS from the coding sequence ATGAAACTAAAAACGCGTGGCGCAGTGGAGATGATTGCCGCCATGCTTATCTCCGGCACCGTAGGCTGGCCGGTGATTGCCTCAGAGCAACCTGCGGTAACCGTTGTATTCTGGCGCTGTGTATTTGGTGCTTTAGCCCTATTTATTATCTGTGCCATGTTAGGTTTGCTCAAGCGCGGGGTGCTCACTCGACAACAGATTGTTATTGCCATCATCGGCGGGATTACGCTGGTATTAAATTGGGTTTTACTGTTTGGCGCGTACTCTTATGCTTCCATTTCGGTGGCGACGGTGACTTACCACACTCAGCCCTTTATGTTGGTTGGGCTGGGTGTGCTGTTTTTCGGTGAGAAATTAACCGCAAATGTGCTCTGTTGGCTGCTGGTGGCTTTTGGTGGGATGCTGTTTATCATTATCGGGCAGCAGGGGGGGATCACCTTGGGTTCCGACTATCTCATCGGCATCGCGATGGCGCTGGGGGCAGCCTTGATGTATGCAGTGACGGCCGCCATTATCAAACAGTTAAAAGGCCTGCCCCCCCATCTAATCGTGCTGATTCAGTTAGTGGTCGGCGCAATTTTATTGTCCCCTTTTGTGGTCTGGTCTGATTTACCGCTGCCGGGGAGTACATGGGGATTACTGTTGATTATCGGCGTTATTCACACCGGGCTGATGTCCTCGCTGTTATATGGCGCGATTCAGAAAATACCGACCAGCCTGGTTGGCGCGCTCTCTTTCATCTACCCGGTGGTGGCGATTATTGTCGACTGGCTAGTGTTCGGTCACCGCCTGAGCGCCGTGCAAATGGTGGGGGCTAGCGCAATCCTACTGGCGGCGGCGGGGATGAATTTTGGCTGGAAACTGATGGGGAATCGCTCGCACGAAAGTCAAAAATATTCTTGA
- a CDS encoding helix-turn-helix domain-containing protein, whose amino-acid sequence MTDSVLDNSDHAATPIGLLSASIRREREKLGLTVTELAKRAGIAKSTLSQLEGGAGNPSLETLWSLAMALDVPVSRLIAQPRLHVQVIRAHEGIAAVSEQANYTATLLAACPAGVQRDIYRINVQPGEARRSRAHMPGTIEHVIIGSGKARVGPVDQAVELNSGDYISYSADVEHIFEALTADTTAVMIIEHT is encoded by the coding sequence ATGACTGACTCTGTGCTTGATAACTCAGACCATGCGGCAACCCCGATTGGCTTGCTTTCTGCCTCTATCCGCCGGGAACGTGAGAAGTTGGGGCTGACGGTGACGGAATTAGCCAAACGCGCGGGTATCGCGAAATCAACATTATCGCAATTGGAAGGCGGAGCCGGGAACCCTAGTCTGGAAACCCTCTGGTCACTGGCAATGGCACTGGATGTCCCGGTCAGTCGGCTTATCGCCCAACCGCGCTTGCATGTTCAGGTCATCAGAGCGCATGAAGGGATTGCTGCGGTTTCCGAGCAGGCAAACTACACCGCCACGTTACTGGCGGCGTGCCCTGCGGGCGTGCAGCGAGATATTTATCGGATCAATGTTCAACCCGGTGAAGCCAGGCGCTCCCGAGCCCATATGCCCGGCACCATTGAACATGTGATTATCGGCTCAGGGAAAGCCAGAGTCGGGCCAGTTGATCAGGCAGTGGAGCTTAATAGCGGCGACTACATCAGTTATTCCGCTGATGTAGAACATATTTTTGAAGCGCTGACGGCAGACACCACAGCAGTGATGATAATTGAGCACACATAA
- the yhjD gene encoding inner membrane protein YhjD yields the protein MPNAPRGNPAPLTAGIETGKKAISFMARLTDRVKAYPAIAHIIRATDRFNDRLGSQFGAAITYFSFLSLIPILMVSFAAVGFVLASNPDLLAELINKIVNTISDPSLAATLKNTVNTAIQQRTTVGLTGLAIALYSGISWMGNLREAIRAQSRDVWERNPQDQEKFYYRYARDFISLTGLVIALIITLSLTSIAGAAQSAIVNALGLGGIEWLRPVMTLIALSISIAANYLLFLWIFWILPRHKPKKKALLRGSLIAAIGFEIIKFVMTMMLPRLASSPSGAAFGSVIGLMAFFYFFARLTLFCAAWIATARYAEDGTLPQEPDNKAPQ from the coding sequence ATGCCGAACGCACCGCGAGGCAACCCAGCACCGCTGACTGCTGGCATTGAAACGGGCAAAAAAGCAATTTCCTTTATGGCACGGCTTACTGACCGTGTAAAAGCTTACCCCGCTATTGCCCATATTATCCGCGCAACAGATCGTTTCAATGACCGGCTGGGTAGTCAGTTCGGGGCCGCCATTACTTATTTTTCATTTTTGTCACTGATCCCTATTTTGATGGTTTCTTTTGCCGCTGTGGGTTTTGTACTCGCCTCTAACCCCGATTTATTGGCTGAATTAATTAATAAAATTGTGAATACCATCAGTGACCCGAGTCTGGCGGCCACACTCAAAAACACAGTGAATACCGCTATTCAGCAGCGCACCACCGTCGGATTAACCGGTTTGGCGATTGCTCTTTATTCCGGTATCAGTTGGATGGGGAATTTGCGCGAAGCCATTCGTGCCCAGTCGCGGGATGTCTGGGAGCGCAATCCACAGGATCAGGAAAAATTCTATTACCGCTACGCCCGTGATTTTATTTCACTCACTGGCTTAGTTATCGCGCTGATTATTACTCTTTCACTGACTTCTATCGCCGGAGCGGCGCAATCCGCGATTGTTAATGCATTAGGATTAGGGGGGATCGAGTGGTTGCGGCCGGTCATGACACTGATTGCTTTATCCATCTCCATCGCTGCTAACTATCTGTTATTTTTATGGATATTTTGGATTCTACCGCGACATAAGCCGAAGAAAAAAGCGCTATTGCGGGGCTCCCTAATTGCCGCTATCGGCTTTGAAATCATCAAATTTGTCATGACCATGATGCTGCCGCGCCTTGCCAGTTCCCCGTCTGGGGCCGCCTTTGGTTCAGTGATTGGCTTAATGGCCTTTTTCTACTTTTTCGCCCGCCTGACCTTATTTTGCGCCGCCTGGATAGCTACCGCCCGCTATGCCGAAGACGGCACTCTCCCCCAAGAGCCGGACAATAAGGCCCCGCAATAG
- a CDS encoding CDP-diacylglycerol diphosphatase has translation MFRYLKKPWFLLILLGAILLGIGYKLRFSNADALWKIVSQQCVPHMETAHNPQPCAEVDIPAGFVVYKDRHGPLQYLLMPTAKISGIESPQLLATNSPNYVFDAWQARHFMADKYGAPIDDADISLAINSKYGRSQDHLHIHISCLKPQVKTALAAQEANFRQQWQPLPGGLLGHDYLVRRTTAAELQQSGAFRLLADEVPGAKDEMGRYGLAMTALPDGQFLLLASKAGLIKLQRASVEELQDHSCQLLPQPPTH, from the coding sequence ATGTTTCGTTATCTAAAAAAACCGTGGTTTTTATTGATATTGCTGGGCGCTATCCTGTTGGGCATTGGCTATAAATTACGCTTTAGCAATGCGGATGCATTATGGAAAATAGTAAGCCAGCAATGTGTGCCCCATATGGAAACAGCGCATAATCCGCAACCTTGTGCCGAAGTTGATATCCCCGCGGGGTTCGTGGTGTACAAAGACAGGCACGGGCCATTACAGTATTTGTTGATGCCGACAGCAAAAATCAGCGGCATAGAAAGCCCGCAGTTATTAGCCACCAACAGCCCCAACTATGTCTTTGATGCCTGGCAAGCTCGCCACTTTATGGCGGATAAATACGGCGCACCCATTGATGATGCGGATATCTCGCTAGCCATCAATTCAAAATATGGCCGCAGTCAGGATCATTTACATATTCATATTTCTTGTCTGAAGCCACAGGTCAAAACAGCTCTGGCGGCACAAGAGGCCAATTTCCGTCAGCAGTGGCAGCCCTTGCCCGGCGGTTTATTAGGGCATGATTATCTGGTGCGGCGGACGACGGCGGCAGAATTACAGCAATCAGGGGCATTTCGTTTGTTAGCGGATGAAGTGCCGGGCGCGAAAGATGAAATGGGCCGTTATGGTCTCGCCATGACAGCCTTGCCCGATGGGCAGTTTTTATTGCTCGCCAGTAAAGCCGGGCTGATAAAGCTACAGCGGGCATCGGTGGAGGAACTGCAAGATCACAGTTGCCAATTGCTGCCCCAACCACCGACACATTAA
- a CDS encoding AsmA family protein — protein MTKTGKVLAGIGGVIVLLLAAVIVFIMTFDWNRLKPTINEKVSTELQRPFAIRGNLGVDWSRKGDEPGWRGWVPWPHIHAEDLVLGNPANLVSDKTAGQAHSAAGNAESTAFPTGEMVTLKRVDASIAPLALLTKEVWIPRIWLTQPDAHLLRLANGENNWTFNLANNTEEDKSTVSDWSVNIDDIVFDRGQINLKDAVLKADLQVVIDPLGKPLPFAEVSGARNEKKEKQPAEKTQNNAPDFVFGWKVDGKYQGQPLTGSGKIGGMLSMSDASTPFPLQADVRSGSTRVAVAGTLTDPGNLAGLDLQLKFSGASLDNLYPLIGVLLPATPPYNTDGRLIASLKPAGGAVYRYENFNGKIGDSDIHGNLAYTASQPRPKLTGNMSSDKLRFADLAPLIGADSNQEKANRGERSRQPSNKVLPTEKFDTKSWGVMDADVTYAAKRIDRDKSLPLTDLSTHVVLNNGELRLDPLRFGMAGGDLNAALRLNGNKSPMQGKVDLHARRLQLKELLPQVQAMRNSLGQLNGDASFTASGNSVAALLATSNGHLRLLLNQRLISRSLMELLGLNVGNYLVAKLFGDDEVKINCAVADLQLRNGLATPRLFVIDTENAIINITGNINFATERLDLSIDPESKGLRILTLRSPLYVKGTFKRPDAGVKAAPLLARGAVAAVLGVALTPAAALLALISPSEAEENQCTPLLQKMKQKK, from the coding sequence ATGACCAAAACCGGAAAAGTGCTGGCGGGCATTGGCGGGGTTATTGTGTTGCTGTTGGCCGCCGTCATCGTGTTCATTATGACTTTCGATTGGAATCGCCTAAAACCCACCATTAATGAAAAAGTCTCGACTGAGTTGCAACGGCCTTTCGCCATTCGTGGCAACCTCGGGGTGGATTGGTCACGGAAAGGTGATGAGCCGGGTTGGCGCGGCTGGGTGCCGTGGCCGCATATTCATGCTGAAGATTTGGTGCTGGGTAACCCGGCCAATTTAGTCAGTGATAAAACGGCGGGTCAGGCCCATTCTGCGGCGGGCAACGCGGAGTCTACCGCATTCCCTACTGGGGAAATGGTCACTCTAAAGCGGGTCGATGCCAGCATTGCGCCGTTGGCACTACTGACGAAAGAGGTCTGGATACCGCGTATCTGGTTGACACAACCGGATGCTCACTTGTTGCGGCTGGCGAATGGCGAGAATAACTGGACCTTTAATCTGGCCAATAACACCGAAGAAGATAAGAGTACCGTTTCTGATTGGTCGGTGAATATTGATGATATTGTCTTCGATCGCGGCCAGATAAACTTGAAAGATGCGGTGCTGAAAGCGGATTTGCAGGTGGTGATTGATCCCCTCGGTAAGCCACTGCCGTTTGCTGAGGTGAGTGGCGCACGTAATGAGAAAAAAGAGAAGCAACCGGCTGAAAAAACACAAAATAATGCGCCCGATTTTGTCTTTGGCTGGAAAGTTGACGGTAAGTATCAGGGCCAGCCCTTAACCGGCAGTGGCAAAATCGGCGGTATGTTGTCGATGAGTGATGCCAGCACGCCCTTCCCCTTGCAGGCGGATGTCCGTTCTGGTTCCACTCGAGTGGCGGTGGCGGGGACATTAACCGACCCCGGTAATCTAGCGGGGCTGGATCTGCAATTGAAATTCTCTGGTGCCAGTTTGGATAATCTCTATCCGCTGATTGGTGTGTTATTGCCAGCTACGCCCCCTTACAACACCGATGGTCGCTTAATCGCGAGTCTCAAGCCGGCCGGTGGGGCGGTGTATCGCTACGAAAACTTTAACGGCAAAATCGGCGACAGTGATATTCATGGCAATCTGGCCTATACCGCCAGTCAGCCGCGGCCGAAATTAACCGGCAACATGTCATCGGATAAATTGCGCTTTGCTGACTTAGCTCCCTTGATTGGGGCGGATTCCAATCAGGAAAAAGCCAATCGCGGCGAGCGCAGCCGACAACCCAGCAATAAGGTGCTGCCGACTGAAAAATTCGATACTAAAAGCTGGGGCGTGATGGATGCCGATGTCACCTATGCAGCTAAACGTATCGATCGGGATAAATCATTGCCATTGACTGACCTGTCGACTCACGTGGTGCTCAATAATGGTGAGTTGCGGCTCGACCCACTGCGATTTGGCATGGCTGGGGGGGATCTCAATGCGGCTCTACGCTTGAACGGCAATAAAAGCCCTATGCAGGGTAAGGTTGATTTACATGCCCGCCGCCTGCAACTGAAAGAGCTGTTGCCGCAGGTGCAGGCGATGCGCAACAGTTTGGGCCAATTGAATGGCGATGCTTCCTTTACCGCCAGCGGTAACTCGGTTGCCGCTCTGCTGGCGACCAGCAATGGTCACTTGCGCTTGTTGCTGAACCAGCGGCTAATCAGCCGCAGCTTGATGGAGTTACTCGGCCTGAATGTCGGTAACTATTTGGTGGCGAAGCTGTTTGGTGACGATGAAGTCAAAATTAACTGCGCGGTGGCTGATCTTCAGCTGCGTAATGGTTTGGCGACGCCACGGCTGTTTGTTATTGATACCGAGAATGCCATTATCAACATTACCGGAAATATCAATTTTGCTACTGAGCGGTTGGATTTATCCATTGATCCGGAAAGCAAAGGGCTACGAATTTTAACCCTGCGCTCTCCGCTGTATGTGAAAGGCACATTTAAGCGGCCGGATGCGGGAGTCAAAGCCGCGCCTTTGCTGGCCCGTGGCGCAGTTGCTGCGGTGCTGGGTGTGGCGCTGACTCCCGCAGCGGCATTACTGGCACTGATTTCCCCCAGTGAAGCTGAAGAAAATCAGTGCACCCCATTGCTGCAAAAAATGAAGCAAAAGAAATAG
- the pdeH gene encoding cyclic-guanylate-specific phosphodiesterase — MATKLMMTNKISGLLAPSFAAIDRNKGQSFWRQCQRRYTFQPIYRTSGALLAIELLTAVFHPSSPDTRLNPEDYFSAISIRARLDVVLEQLSMVKQWHEIFVHHSVLVSINIDGQALMAMQDDQQAKMLIDAMPYIRFELLEHVDTSLDTPFARIAEADRLWLDDFGSGLANFTSFISWRYEYIKVARDLFILLQESDVGNQLFFKLVTLMGSYSKGVIVEGVETSQEWAMVQQSDAVAAQGYYLSRPTSFDRLQSLPMLFCG, encoded by the coding sequence ATGGCGACTAAACTGATGATGACCAACAAAATATCAGGTTTACTTGCGCCATCCTTTGCCGCTATTGATCGAAATAAAGGACAGAGCTTCTGGCGGCAATGTCAGCGTCGGTATACTTTTCAACCTATCTATCGTACCTCTGGTGCGCTGCTGGCTATCGAGTTGCTTACGGCGGTTTTTCATCCCTCATCACCGGATACCCGCTTGAATCCGGAAGATTATTTTAGTGCCATTAGTATTCGCGCCCGTTTGGATGTGGTGCTTGAGCAGTTGAGTATGGTGAAGCAGTGGCATGAGATATTTGTGCATCACTCGGTGTTGGTCTCAATCAACATTGATGGTCAGGCACTCATGGCAATGCAGGATGATCAGCAGGCTAAGATGTTAATCGATGCCATGCCTTACATTCGTTTTGAATTGCTGGAGCATGTCGACACCTCTCTTGATACCCCCTTTGCGCGTATTGCCGAGGCAGACCGGTTATGGCTGGATGATTTTGGCAGCGGACTGGCGAATTTCACTTCATTCATTAGTTGGCGCTATGAGTACATCAAAGTGGCCAGAGATTTGTTTATCTTGCTGCAAGAAAGTGACGTCGGGAACCAGCTGTTTTTCAAACTGGTGACTTTAATGGGCAGCTATAGCAAAGGGGTCATTGTTGAAGGGGTGGAAACCTCACAAGAATGGGCGATGGTGCAGCAGTCTGATGCTGTTGCCGCACAAGGTTATTATCTCTCCCGCCCGACATCATTTGATCGTTTACAATCCCTTCCGATGCTATTTTGCGGCTAA
- a CDS encoding 2-hydroxymuconate tautomerase family protein: protein MPYVNIKITREGATAEQKKQLIAGVTQLLVDTLGKNPATTVVVIDEVDTDNWGIGGHSVTDLRKSS, encoded by the coding sequence ATGCCTTACGTCAATATTAAAATTACGCGCGAAGGGGCGACGGCGGAACAGAAAAAACAGCTGATCGCCGGTGTCACCCAGCTATTAGTCGACACTCTGGGCAAAAACCCAGCGACAACCGTGGTGGTGATTGATGAAGTCGATACAGATAACTGGGGGATTGGCGGCCACAGTGTGACTGACCTGCGAAAGTCATCCTAA
- a CDS encoding sugar kinase, whose product MTSKNIAVIGECMIELSQKGSDLSRGFGGDTLNTAVYVARQVSKQNLNVHYVTALGTDSFSNEMLAAWQQENIDTSLIQRLDNKLPGLYVIETDSTGERTFYYWRNDAAARFWLTSPQADEICQRLEKFDYLYLSGISLAILDSASRQRLLTLLRACRANGGKVIFDNNYRPRLWQSKEETQQAYRDMLTCTDIAFLTLDDEDMLWGEKPIEQVIERTQNLGVSEIVIKRGADSCIVWVKEGFEAHQYDVPAVKLPKDKVVDTTAAGDSFSAGYLAVRLTGGSAHDAAVRGHLTASTVIQYRGAIIPLAAMPVV is encoded by the coding sequence ATGACCAGCAAAAATATTGCCGTTATCGGCGAATGCATGATTGAACTGTCACAAAAAGGTTCCGACCTCAGCCGGGGCTTTGGCGGTGATACGCTGAATACTGCGGTGTATGTTGCCCGTCAGGTGTCCAAACAGAACTTGAATGTACATTACGTCACGGCACTGGGGACAGACAGTTTCAGTAACGAGATGCTGGCCGCCTGGCAGCAAGAGAACATCGACACTTCTCTCATTCAACGTCTGGATAATAAATTACCGGGGTTATATGTCATTGAAACTGATAGCACCGGTGAACGCACTTTCTATTATTGGCGTAATGATGCCGCCGCACGTTTCTGGCTGACCAGCCCACAAGCGGATGAAATCTGCCAACGTCTGGAAAAGTTTGATTATCTGTATCTCAGTGGCATCAGCTTGGCAATCCTCGACAGCGCTTCTCGCCAGCGCTTGCTGACGTTGCTACGTGCCTGCCGTGCTAATGGGGGGAAAGTTATCTTTGATAACAATTACCGCCCTCGCCTGTGGCAGAGCAAAGAAGAGACACAACAAGCCTATCGCGACATGTTAACCTGCACGGATATCGCCTTCCTGACATTGGATGATGAAGATATGCTGTGGGGCGAGAAGCCCATAGAGCAAGTGATTGAGCGCACACAGAATTTAGGCGTAAGCGAAATTGTTATCAAGCGCGGCGCAGATTCCTGCATCGTCTGGGTGAAAGAGGGCTTTGAAGCCCACCAATATGATGTTCCCGCGGTTAAACTGCCGAAAGATAAAGTGGTCGATACCACGGCGGCCGGGGATTCTTTCAGTGCCGGTTATCTGGCGGTTCGCCTGACCGGTGGCAGCGCGCATGACGCAGCCGTGCGTGGGCATTTAACCGCCAGCACCGTGATTCAATATCGTGGCGCAATCATCCCACTGGCAGCCATGCCTGTAGTGTGA
- a CDS encoding M16 family metallopeptidase, whose amino-acid sequence MQGTRIRLIVGGLLLAAASSNVQAEALQPDPAWQQGKLENGFSWQLLATPQRPSDRIELRLVVNTGSLSESAPQIGFAHLLPRLALMSSASFTPAQLQSLWQQGVDSDRPLPPAITSYDFTLYSLSLPNNRPDLLKEALAWLSDTSGKLAISEQTVNAALNSAADPIATFPQNIQEPWWRYRLKGSSLMGHDPGQPVAKPVDIEKLKQFYQQWYTPDAMTLYVVGNVDSRSIAAQIGKTFSELKGKRATPAPIAMLAPLPPEPVSLMNEQATQDTLSLMWDTPWHPIQDSIALSRYWRSDLAREALFWHIQQVLEKSDQKNLKLGFDCRVQYQRAQCAIHLNTPAENLTAGMSFIARELASLRANGLSQAEFDALMVQKNEQLSKLFATYARTDTDVLMSQRLRSQQSGVVDIAPEQYQKLRQAFLSGLTLAELNQELKQQLSQDTTLILTQPKGEQEVNVKALQDAYNAIMTPHTVVPEDAAPTVASAEAAPATPTTAQ is encoded by the coding sequence ATGCAGGGCACCAGAATTCGTCTCATAGTTGGTGGGTTATTGCTGGCCGCCGCCAGTAGTAATGTGCAGGCTGAAGCACTACAACCCGATCCTGCCTGGCAGCAGGGGAAGTTAGAAAACGGGTTTTCATGGCAGTTGTTGGCAACGCCACAGCGCCCTAGCGACCGGATCGAGTTACGTCTGGTGGTTAATACAGGCTCATTATCTGAGAGTGCGCCACAGATTGGCTTTGCCCATTTGTTACCGCGTCTGGCATTAATGAGTAGCGCGAGTTTTACTCCTGCCCAGCTTCAGTCGCTATGGCAGCAAGGGGTCGATAGCGATCGTCCGTTGCCACCCGCTATTACATCTTATGATTTCACTTTATATAGCTTGAGCTTGCCCAATAACCGCCCTGATTTGCTGAAAGAAGCCTTGGCGTGGTTATCTGATACCAGTGGCAAGCTGGCCATCAGTGAGCAAACCGTCAATGCAGCGCTGAATAGTGCTGCTGATCCTATTGCTACGTTCCCGCAAAATATTCAGGAGCCTTGGTGGCGTTACCGGCTAAAAGGCTCTTCTCTGATGGGACATGATCCCGGTCAGCCAGTGGCAAAACCGGTAGATATTGAGAAACTGAAACAGTTTTATCAGCAATGGTATACCCCGGATGCCATGACATTGTATGTCGTGGGTAATGTCGATAGCCGCAGTATTGCCGCCCAAATCGGTAAAACATTCTCTGAGTTGAAAGGGAAGCGGGCGACACCGGCACCTATCGCGATGTTAGCGCCGCTACCGCCAGAACCTGTGAGTTTGATGAATGAGCAGGCGACACAAGACACATTATCACTGATGTGGGATACCCCTTGGCATCCTATCCAGGATTCTATTGCGTTAAGCCGTTACTGGCGCAGTGATTTAGCCCGCGAAGCATTGTTCTGGCATATTCAGCAAGTGCTGGAAAAAAGTGATCAGAAAAACCTGAAGTTGGGCTTTGATTGCCGGGTGCAATATCAGCGCGCTCAATGTGCTATTCATTTGAATACACCGGCTGAAAACCTGACCGCGGGCATGAGTTTCATTGCGCGCGAGCTGGCGAGCCTGCGTGCCAATGGCCTGAGTCAGGCAGAGTTTGATGCTTTGATGGTACAGAAAAACGAACAGCTCAGTAAGTTGTTTGCTACCTATGCCCGCACTGATACTGATGTTTTGATGAGCCAACGTCTGCGTTCACAGCAAAGTGGCGTGGTGGATATCGCTCCGGAACAGTATCAGAAGCTACGGCAGGCATTTTTGTCAGGTCTGACTTTGGCGGAGCTGAATCAGGAATTGAAACAGCAATTATCGCAAGATACCACGCTGATTCTGACGCAGCCAAAAGGTGAACAGGAAGTAAATGTGAAAGCATTGCAGGATGCGTATAACGCAATTATGACGCCACATACTGTGGTGCCAGAAGACGCGGCTCCAACAGTGGCTTCTGCGGAGGCAGCACCCGCGACACCTACCACGGCACAATAA
- a CDS encoding dicarboxylate/amino acid:cation symporter, whose amino-acid sequence MKASIFKSLYFQVLTAITLGVLLGHFYPELGAQMKPLGDGFVKLIKMIIAPVIFCTVVTGIAGMESMKAVGRTGAIALLYFEIVSTIALLIGLVIVNVVQPGAGMNIDPATLDAKAVALYAEQASQQGIVPFLLDIIPSSVVGAFASGNILQVLLFAVLFGFALHRLGEKGQIIFNVIESFARVIFGIINMIMRLAPLGAFGAMAFTIGKYGVGSLVQLGQLIICFYITCVLFVVVVLGSIAKFNGFNIFKFIRYIKEELLIVLGTSSSESVLPRMLDKMEKAGCKKSVVGLVIPTGYSFNLDGTSIYLTMAAVFIAQATNTHMDVIHQVTLLVVLLLSSKGAAGVTGSGFIVLAATISAVGHLPLAGLALILGIDRFMSEARALTNLVGNGVATIVVAKWCNQLDNDQLQAVLSNKALPNNEIKNSVSPS is encoded by the coding sequence ATGAAAGCTTCAATATTTAAAAGTCTTTATTTTCAAGTGCTAACGGCGATTACTTTGGGCGTGCTGTTGGGGCATTTCTATCCTGAGCTCGGCGCTCAGATGAAGCCTCTGGGTGATGGATTTGTTAAACTAATTAAAATGATTATCGCCCCTGTGATTTTCTGTACCGTTGTGACCGGTATCGCGGGGATGGAAAGTATGAAAGCTGTGGGCCGTACGGGTGCCATTGCGCTGCTCTATTTTGAGATTGTCAGTACCATTGCGCTACTGATTGGCTTGGTGATTGTTAACGTGGTGCAACCCGGTGCTGGTATGAATATCGACCCGGCGACACTGGATGCAAAAGCGGTTGCACTTTATGCTGAACAAGCTTCGCAACAAGGGATTGTGCCATTCTTACTGGATATCATTCCCAGCAGCGTAGTCGGCGCTTTTGCCAGCGGCAATATTCTGCAAGTCCTGCTGTTTGCTGTGCTGTTCGGTTTTGCCCTGCACCGCCTGGGTGAAAAAGGTCAGATTATCTTTAATGTTATTGAGAGTTTTGCCCGCGTTATCTTCGGTATCATTAATATGATCATGCGCTTGGCACCTCTCGGGGCTTTCGGGGCCATGGCCTTTACCATCGGTAAATATGGCGTGGGTAGCTTGGTGCAACTGGGCCAGCTCATTATCTGCTTCTATATTACCTGCGTGTTGTTTGTGGTGGTGGTGCTGGGCTCCATTGCGAAATTCAATGGTTTTAATATCTTCAAGTTTATCCGCTATATAAAAGAAGAATTGTTGATCGTGCTCGGGACATCCTCCTCGGAGTCTGTGCTACCGCGCATGTTGGATAAGATGGAGAAAGCCGGATGTAAGAAGTCCGTGGTGGGCTTGGTTATCCCGACCGGCTACTCGTTTAACTTGGACGGCACCTCGATTTACCTGACTATGGCGGCAGTGTTTATTGCTCAGGCAACCAATACCCATATGGATGTTATTCATCAGGTTACTTTACTGGTGGTGTTGCTGCTCTCCTCAAAAGGTGCGGCAGGGGTCACGGGCAGTGGCTTTATTGTTCTGGCCGCCACCATTTCTGCGGTGGGACATTTACCTTTGGCAGGTTTGGCACTGATTCTGGGTATCGACCGCTTTATGTCCGAAGCCCGTGCGCTGACCAATCTGGTGGGGAATGGGGTTGCAACTATTGTTGTGGCGAAATGGTGCAACCAATTGGATAACGACCAACTGCAAGCAGTGTTATCCAATAAAGCCTTACCAAATAATGAGATAAAAAACAGCGTTTCTCCGTCTTAA